A portion of the Haliaeetus albicilla chromosome 29, bHalAlb1.1, whole genome shotgun sequence genome contains these proteins:
- the LOC138682691 gene encoding ADP-ribosylhydrolase ARH1-like isoform X1 translates to MEETVPSVEAYEAAMVLSGVGDALGYRGGRWEYCTSGSQIHAELAELGGLEAITLEPPEWPVSDDTVLHLATAEGLATGLEGEPLLQELARRYVAAMGDMEGRKPGPTSILGTSQLRPGEPEGYRIPFNPTGTGCGAAMRSLAIGLRYPHARELPTLIRVSIESGRMTHHHPTGYLGALAVALFGALGARGEPPERWGAELLRVLPLAWDYVEGAGVAVGDNAAAWPFFGDAWHRYLESRGLLEGHGPPQVPSLPSPAERDAAYLGWALEGWPGRSGHDAPMVALEALLAAGGCWGDLCARAVLHGGDSDSTGTIAAGCWGLRGGLAPIPPGLHCCLEYRGRLRDAAHRLHALAWGKR, encoded by the exons ATGGAGGAGAC GGTGCCCTCGGTGGAAGCCTACGAAGCAGCCATGGTGCTCAGTGGGGTGGGGGATGCGCTTGGGTACCGGGGGGGCCGCTGGGAGTACTGCACCTCGGGATCCCAGATCCACGCCGAGCTGGCTgagctgggggggctggaggcCATCACCCTCGAGCCCCCTGAGTGGCCCGTCAGCGATGACACTGTCCTCCACCTCGCGACCGCCGAGGGCCTGGCcacag gcctggAGGGGGAAcccctcctgcaggagctggctCGCCGCTACGTGGCCGCCATGGGCGACATGGAGGGCCGCAAGCCGGGGCCCACCAGCATCCTGG gcacctCGCAGCTGCGGCCTGGGGAGCCTGAGGGCTATCGCATCCCCTTCAACCCCACCGGCACTGGCTGCGGGGCCGCCATGCGTAGCCTGGCCATCGGCCTcag GTACCCACACGCCCGGGAGCTGCCGACGCTGATCCGGGTGAGCATCGAGAGTGGACGCATgacccaccaccaccccaccg GGTACCTCGGAGCACTAGCGGTGGCCCTCTTTGGGGCGCTGGGGGCTCGGGGGGAGCCCCCAGAGCGCTGGGGGGCCGAGCTGCTGCGGGTCCTGCCCCTCGCATGGGACTACGTGGAGGGTGCTGGGGTTGCCGTGGGGGACAACGCTGCCGCCTGGCCCTTCTTTGGGGATGCCTGGCACCG GTACCTGGAATCCCGGGGGCTTCTGGAGGGTCATGGCCCACCACAGGTGCCGTCCCTTCCGTCACCAGCCGAGCGGGATGCTGCGTACCTGGGCTGGGCACTGGAGGGGTGGCCAGGGCGCAGCGGCCATGACGCACCCATGGTGGCCCTGGAGGCCCTGCTGGCAgccggtgggtgctggggggaccTGTGTGCCAGGGCGGTGCTGCATGGTGGGGACAGCGATTCGACGGGGACCATCGCcgctgggtgctgggggctgcggggggggctGGCGCCCATCCCCCCTGGGCTGCACTGCTGCCTTGAGTACCGTGGGCGGCTGCGCGATGCTGCCCACCGCCTCCACGCGCTGGCCTGGGGGAAACGCTGA
- the LOC138682691 gene encoding ADP-ribosylhydrolase ARH1-like isoform X2: MEETVPSVEAYEAAMVLSGVGDALGYRGGRWEYCTSGSQIHAELAELGGLEAITLEPPEWPVSDDTVLHLATAEGLATGLEGEPLLQELARRYVAAMGDMEGRKPGPTSILGTSQLRPGEPEGYRIPFNPTGTGCGAAMRSLAIGLRYPHARELPTLIRVSIESGRMTHHHPTGYLGALAVALFGALGARGEPPERWGAELLRVLPLAWDYVEGAGVAVGDNAAAWPFFGDAWHRATGAHPVPAAPSVPSVPTGAAVLSHGNVAQGHPTPPLTSVSLVLLVSLVPGIPGASGGSWPTTGAVPSVTSRAGCCVPGLGTGGVARAQRP; encoded by the exons ATGGAGGAGAC GGTGCCCTCGGTGGAAGCCTACGAAGCAGCCATGGTGCTCAGTGGGGTGGGGGATGCGCTTGGGTACCGGGGGGGCCGCTGGGAGTACTGCACCTCGGGATCCCAGATCCACGCCGAGCTGGCTgagctgggggggctggaggcCATCACCCTCGAGCCCCCTGAGTGGCCCGTCAGCGATGACACTGTCCTCCACCTCGCGACCGCCGAGGGCCTGGCcacag gcctggAGGGGGAAcccctcctgcaggagctggctCGCCGCTACGTGGCCGCCATGGGCGACATGGAGGGCCGCAAGCCGGGGCCCACCAGCATCCTGG gcacctCGCAGCTGCGGCCTGGGGAGCCTGAGGGCTATCGCATCCCCTTCAACCCCACCGGCACTGGCTGCGGGGCCGCCATGCGTAGCCTGGCCATCGGCCTcag GTACCCACACGCCCGGGAGCTGCCGACGCTGATCCGGGTGAGCATCGAGAGTGGACGCATgacccaccaccaccccaccg GGTACCTCGGAGCACTAGCGGTGGCCCTCTTTGGGGCGCTGGGGGCTCGGGGGGAGCCCCCAGAGCGCTGGGGGGCCGAGCTGCTGCGGGTCCTGCCCCTCGCATGGGACTACGTGGAGGGTGCTGGGGTTGCCGTGGGGGACAACGCTGCCGCCTGGCCCTTCTTTGGGGATGCCTGGCACCG GGCCACCGGTGCGCATCCcgtccctgctgctcccagtgtccccagtgtcccaaCCGGTGCTGCTGTCCTCAGCCATGGGAATGTGGCCCAGGgccaccccacacccccacTGACCTCGGTGTCCCTGGTGCTCTTGGTTTCCCTG GTACCTGGAATCCCGGGGGCTTCTGGAGGGTCATGGCCCACCACAGGTGCCGTCCCTTCCGTCACCAGCCGAGCGGGATGCTGCGTACCTGGGCTGGGCACTGGAGGGGTGGCCAGGGCGCAGCGGCCATGA
- the LOC138682834 gene encoding uncharacterized protein — MLCCASCGQHCGSSGGSSSSGSSMVRAWGAVALACLLLLALQAWDAQAAPRRAQGAVHVDQDARWNSVPEVGGNPRAVRGDRGYLTSQLEPVREPWGDPTDVAAGDGYPASWLGSRADPQAGRMDVAGWRAFPAPGLNPGLNPSWHPRETNRETVQKEAFQKGSRHTVPVSDEEREAMQETGMPGADAGRRSEAAGHELLRKYYIPVSAVALAVVLSGLVGSCIVISRLRKRDPRSQGDEAALGQADTDSAWKSEDPTRDKGKAESGEGTRKVEVAQENGTFNNSSSPSPRPFVAELMQLYRSASADPSPLPACPSCSFTDDTSSLETSISLDSPQPNPFWCPCHQFQQGYCTSEDESF; from the exons atgctgtgctgtgccagctGCGGGCAACActgcggcagcagcggcggcagcagcagcagcggcagcagcatgGTGCGAGCCTGGGGGGCCGTGGCCCTcgcctgcctcctcctgctggcCCTGCAAGCCTGGGACGCCCAGGCTGCTCCAAGGCGAGCGCAGGGAGCAG TCCATGTTGATCAAGATGCTCGGTGGAATTCTGTTCCTGAGGTTGGGGGAAATCCCAGAG CTGTCCGTGGAGACAGGGGCTACTTGACTTCTCAACTTGAGCCTGTCCGTGAGCCTTGGGGCGATCCCACAG ATGTGGCTGCAGGCGATGGTTATCCAGCTTCCTGGCTGGGTTCCAGGGCTGACCCACAGGCAGGTCGCATGG ATGTGGCCGGATGGAGGGCTTTTCCAGCTCCTGGGCTGAATCCTGGGCTGAATCCCAGCTGGCATCCCAGGG AGACCAACCGTGAGACTGTGCAGAAGGAGGCCTTTCAGAAGGGAAGCAGGCACACTGTGCCAGTCTCCGATGAAGAAAGAGAGGCAATGCAAGAGACTGGCATGCCAG GGGCAGATGCTGGGAGAAGGTCTGAGGCTGCTGGTCACGAATTGCTGCGCAAGTACTATATCCCAGTGTCCGCAGTAGCCTTGGCTGTGGTGCTGTCTGGGCTAGTTGGATCTTGCATAGTCATTTCACGGCTGAGGAAGAGAGACCC AAGGAGCCAGGGAGATGAAGCAGCACTGGGACAAGCTGATACCGACTCTGCCTGGAAAAGTGAAGATCCAACTAGAGATAAAGGCAAAGCAGAGTCAGGAGAAGGAACAAGAAAAGTTGAGGTTGCTCAAGAAAATGGGACTTTCAACAACAGCTCCAGCCCATCACCACGGCCTTTTGTGGCAGAGCTCATGCAGCTGTACAGGAGCGCGAGCGCAGACCCGTCACCTCTGCCCGCTTgtcccagctgctctttcaCCGACGATACCTCTTCACTGGAGACTTCGATTTCTCTCGACTCACCTCAGCCTAACCCCTTCTGGTGTCCCTGTCACCAGTTCCAACAGGGATACTGTACCTCAGAAGATGAGTCTTTTtag